TGTGTCGCAGCCTGAAACCGGCTATTCCGCCGGAACAGCCTCAAGCTCGTTGACGCTGCCGCCGGCCTGACGGATTTTGTCCGCCGCGGCCTTGCTGAACTTGTGGGCCTCCACCGTGAGGGCCGTCGACACGTCGCCGCGCGACAGCACTTTGACCGGTGCGCCCATACGGACCAGGCCACGGGCGTAGATGTCGTCCAGGGTGATGGAAGTCTGCTCGCCAAAGGCGGCAATAAGACTGTCCAGATTGATCACCGCGTAGGTCACCTTGAACAGATAGTTCTTGAAACCGTGCTTGGGCAGACGCCGCTGCAGGGGCATCTGGCCGCCCTCAAAACCGGGGCGCACGCCGCCGCCTGCACGGGCGTTCTGGCCCTTGTGGCCCTTGCCCGCCGTGCAGCCCAAACCGGATCCGGCGCCGCGGCCCACACGACGGCGGGTCTTGCGCTCTTCCGGAAAGGGAAAAAGATTGTGCAGTTGCATGGTCTATGTCCTCCGGCCGTTACTCAACAACGGCCACCATATGCGGAACTTTGGCGATGATGCCCCGAATGGCCGGGGTGTCCTTGAACGTCCTGACCTTTTCGCGGCGCTTGAGGCCCAGGGCATCCAGCAGCTTGCGTTGCGCGGGCGTAGCGCCGATGCGCGAGCGCACCAGTTTGACCTTGATTTCTGCTGCCATGACTACTTCCTTGGAGCTTCCAGCTTCTTGCCGCGCAGGGCCGAGACATCGGCCGCGCTGCGCAGGGCGCCCAGGCCCTGCAGTGTGGCGCGAAGCACGTTGTGCGGATTGTTGGTACCGATAGCCTTGGCCAGCACGTCGCGCACGCCCACGGCTTCCATCACCGCGCGCACGGCGCCGCCGGCGATGATGCCCGTGCCTTCAGAGGCGGGCTTAAGCATGACGCGCCCGGCGCCGAAACGCCCCAGCACCTCATAGGGCAAGGTGCCCTCCACCAGGGGAATCTGCACACGGTTCTTGCGGGCGCGTTCTGTGGCTTTGCGCAAGGCTTCGGGCACTTCCTGGGCTTTGCCCAGGCCAAAGCCCACGCCGCCCTTGCCGTCGCCCACCACCACAAGGGCGCTGAAGCTGAACCGGCGACCGCCCTTGACCACCTTGGCCACGCGGTTGAGGGAAACGATCTTCTCGATTTCGCCCAGTTCGTTCTGCTGGGTTTCGCTATTTTCCTGACGCATACTAGAACTCCAGGCCGCCTTCGCGGGCGCCGTCGGCCACGGCCTTGACGCGACCGTGATAAAGATACCCGTTGCGATCGAATACCACCAGGCTGATATTCTTCTCCTTGGCCAGGCGGGCAATTTCCTTGCCCACGCGTTGGGCGCCGCTCAGGTTGCAGTGCAGGCCCGGTTCCGTCTTGGCCAGCGTGAGGGTGGAGGCGCAGGCCAGGGTGGCCCCGTCCACGTCGTTCACGATCTGGGCATAGATGTGCAGGTTGGACCGGAAGACCACCAGACGCGGCCGTACCGCCGTGCCGTTGACCTTTTTGCGGATGCGAATCTTGCGGCGCTGCCGGGATGAGTTCTTGCTGTTAATCATGACGCACTCCCTACTTCTTGCCGCCGGACTTGCCCACCTTACGGCGGATGGTCTCGGTCACATACTTGATGCCCTTGCCCTTGTAAGGTTCGGGCTTGCGGATACGGCGGATCTTGGCGGCCATTTCGCCCACCAGCTCCTTGTCAATGCCGGAGAGGGTGAGCACCTGGCCCGCCACCGCCGCCGTAATGCCATCGGGCAGATCCACCACCACGGGGTGGGAATAGCCCACAGAAAGCTCAATCAAATTGCCCTTCACCGCCACGCGGTAGCCCACGCCAATGACTTCCAGGCCCTTGGAAAAGCCCTTGGTCACGCCTTCAATGCAGTTGGCCAGCAGCGTACGCCGCAGCCCATGCTGGGCGCGGGTGTGGCGCTCGTCGTCCACACGGGTGAGGGTCAGGTGGCCGTCGGCCAGTTCATACTTAAGCAGGGGGCAGACAGGGGTGCGCAACGTGCCCTTGGGGCCCTTCACTTCCACAACATCCGTTCCGATCTTGACGTCAACGCCATTAGGAACGGGAATGGGCAGTCTACCTATTCTCGACATGGTGCACCGCCTACCAGATTTCGCACAAAAGTTCGCCGCCCACTTTCTTTTCTTGGGCGGTCATACCGTCCAGCACACCGCTGGACGTGGACAATATGCAGATGCCGAGGCCGTTCTGCACCCTGGGGATCTGGTGCGCGCCCACATACACCCGGCGACCGGGCGTGCTCACGCGCTTGAGCCCGGTGATGACGGGCCGGCCCTTTTCGTAGCGCAGGGCTATGGTGATGTTTTTATCGGCCACAGCCACGTCTTCCACATAGCCTTCCTGCTTGAGGATGGCGGCCAGCGCTTCCTTCATTTTTGAGCGCGGCACTTGCACATCTTTATGCAGGGCCAGATGCGCGTTGCGGATGCGGGTGAGCATGTCCGCAATAGGGTCTGTCAACATGGAAAGCTCCTGAGAGGTTGGGGGGCGGGGTTGACGGCCCCATGCCGCCACTTCCCGCGGGCGTGCGGAGCACGCCCCGGACCGCCCTGGGGCGGCCCTGAAAAACTGTGCTACCAGCTGGACTTGCGCACGCCCGGCAGCTCGCCCTTGAGGGCGAGGCTGCGGAAGCAGATACGGCAAACGCCGAACTGGCGCAGAAAGGCACGCGACCGGCCGCAAATGGGGCAGCGGTTGTAGGCGCGGGCGCTGAACTTGGGCTTGCGCTTGGCCTTTACTTCCAGAGAAGTACGGGACATGGCTTGACTCCTACTTACGGAACGGCATGCCAAGCTGGTCCAGAAGGAATTTGCCCTCCTTGTCCGTGGCCGCCGTGGTGACGATGGTGATGTTCATGCCCTTGGGGTTTTCCACGCGGTCCACCTCAAGCTCGGGGAAAATGGTATGCTCTTTGATGCCCAGAGTGAAGTTGCCGCGCCCGTCAAAGCCACGGTCAGGAATGCCGCGAAAGTCGCGCACACGCGGCAGGGCGAAGTTCATGAGCTTGTCCAGAAAGTCCCACATGCGGTCCTTGCGCAGGGTCACGCGCGCGCCGATGGGCATCCCTTCGCGCAGTTTGAAGGCGGCGATGGACTTTTTGGCACGGGTCACCACAGCTTTCTGGCCGGCAATGGCGGTGAGCTCCGCCACAGCCTCTTCCATGAGCTTGTTGTTCTGGCTGGCCGCGCCCATGCCGATGTTCAGAGAGACTTTTTCAATCCCGGGCAGTTGCATGACAGAGGAGTAACTGAACTCCTTTTGCAGTACCGGAACCACCTTCTCTCTATAGATCTTTTCAAGGCGTGTCATCGTTTCACCTTATTCCATGACTTCGTTGCACTTTTTGCAAAAGCGCACTTTCTTTTCCTTGCCCTCGGACTCGATGGTCCTGTAGCCCACGCGCGTGGCTTTGCCGCAGGCGGAGCACACCACCATGACATTGGAGACATGGATGGGCATCTCTTTTTCCACGATGCCGCCGGGCTGTTGGGCATAGGGGTTGGGGCGCATGTGGCGCTTGACCATATTGGCCTTCTCTACCAGCACCTTGTCCTTCTTGCGCAGGATTTTGAGCACCTTGCCGATCTTGCCCGCGTCCTTGCCGGCGATTACCATCACCTTGTCGTCCTTGCGGATGCGATACGTTTTCATGACGGTCTCCTACAGCACTTCCGGGGCCAGCGAAATAATCTTCATAAAGTTCTGGGCGCGCAGCTCACGGGCCACGGGGCCGAAAATACGGGTGCCCACGGGTTCGCCCTGGCTGGACAAAAGCACAGCCGCATTGCCGTCAAACTTGATGTAGCTGCCGTCGGCCCGGCGCACTTCCTTGGCCGTGCGCACGATGACGGCCTTCATCACGTCGCCCTTTTTCACCTTACTGTGGGGCATGGCTTCCTTGACGGAAACCATGATGATATCGCCCACAGAGGCATAGCGACGGTGTGAACCGCCCAGCACCTTAATGCAGGCAACCTTTTTGGCGCCGGAATTATCGGCGACCTGAAGCGTGGATTCAACCTGAATCATGGCGCTACCCTACACGGCTTTTTCAATGACGGAGACCAGATGCCAACGCTTGTTGCGTGACAGGGGACGGTACTCCACAATCTTCACCTTGTCGCCCATACCGCATTCGTTCATGGGATCATGAGCCGTGAACTTCTTGCGGCGCCTCACATACTTTTTGAGCAGGGGGTGCTTGACCAGGGTTTCGACGCGCACGACAATGGTCTTGTCGTTTTTGTCGCTTACCACTACGCCGGTCAGCGTCCTGCCCTTGCGATCTTCCAGAGTGTGCATGTTACGCCCTCTGTTCCTTTTCGTTGAGAATGGTCTCCATACGCGCCACCTGGCGGCGCATGGCCTTAAGCTCGGAAGTCTTTTCGAGCTGCGCCATGGCGTGCTTGAAACGGGCGTGCATCATCTCCTGACGCTGTTCGGTCAGCTTGCCGCGCAGTTCTTCAGCGCTCATGGCGCGCAGGGCGGCAACGTCGGGCCTTGCGGCGTCGATCTTTTTTTTGGCAGCCATCTTACAGGCCCTCCCTCACCACAATAACGGTCTTCACAGGCAGCTTGTGCGCGGCGCGGGTCAGCGCCTCGCGAGCCAGGTCCAGGCTCACGCCGCGGATCTCATAGAGCACGCGGCCGGGTTTGACCGGCGCGCACCAGCCCACGGGTGCGCCCTTACCGGAACCCTGACGGGTTTCCAGAGGCTTGGCCGTCACGGGGCGGTCGGGGAAGATGCGGATCCAGACCTTGCCGCCGCGCTTGATGTGTCGCATCATGGCGATACGCGCGGCCTCAATCTGCTGGCTGGAAAGGTGCCCGTGCTGCACAGCCTTGAGGCCGATATCGCCGAAGGCAATGGTGGCGCCGCGGGTGGCCAGGCCGCGCAGGCGGCCTTTCTGCCACTTGCGGTATTTAACTTTTTTGGGCGCAAGCATTACTATTCAACCTCTTTGTCAAGGATTTCACCCTTGTAGATCCACACCTTGACGCCAATGATGCCGTAGGTGGTGCGCGCTTCGGCAAAGCCGTAGTCAATATCGGCGCGCAGGGTCTGCAGGGGCACGCGGCCGTCGCGGTACCATTCGGTGCGGGCGATTTCCGCGCCGGCCAGTCGTCCGGCGCAGGTCACCTTGATGCCTTCGCCGCCGAACTTGCGGGCCATGGAAACCGTGCGCTTCATGGCGCGGCGGAAGGCCACGCGGCGCTCCAGCTGCTGGGCGATGTTTTCGGCCACCAGCTGGGCGTCCACTTCGGGACGACGGATTTCATTCACTTCCAGCGAAAATTCGCGGCCGAATTTCTGGCGCAGGTCGGCGCGCAGTTTTTCAATTTCCACACCCTTGCGCCCGATGACGATGCCGGGACGGGCCGTGGACAGGATGAGCCGTACCTTGCCGCCGGCGCGCTCGATTTCGATTTTGGAAAGCCCCGCATGATAAAGGAGCTTTTTGACGAACACGCGGATTTTGCTGTCCTCGTAGACAAAGGCAGGGTATTCCTTCTTGCTGAACCAGCGGGACTGCCAGTTTTTGTTGTACCCAAGCCGGAACCCGAACGGATGTACTTTCTGACCCATAGCCTATTCCTGCCCTTCTGCGAGTATGACGGTGATGTGGCTCGTGCGCTTGCGGATCTTGGTGGCCCGGCCCTGAGCACGGGGCATGAAGCGCTTCCAGGAGGGGCCCTCGTTGACGACGATTTCCTTCACCACCATGGCGTCCACATCCACGCCGCCCAGCTGGGAGGCGTTGGCGAGCGCGCTTTTGACCACGCCGTAGAGCACGCCGGCGGGCTTGTTGGGCGTAAAGCGGAGGAGGTTCATGGCCTCTTCCACGCCCAGGCCCTGCACGTTGCGGGCCACCAGGCGGGTCTTGCGCGGCGAGACGCGCTGGAACTTGGCAATTGCTTTGGATTCCATATCCCTACCCTACTTCTTGGCGGCCTTGGCCTTTTTGTCGGCGGCGTGCCCATGAAAGGTGCGGGTGGGCGAAAACTCGCCCAGTTTGTGGCCCACCATGTTTTCGGTGACGAACACCGGCACGAACTTCTTGCCATTATGCACCGCAAAGGTCAGCCCCACCATTTCGGGCAGGATGGTCGAGCGGCGCGACCAGGTCTTGAGCACGCGGCGGTCACTGTTGGCCACGGCGCTGTCGACCTTCTTCATCAGATGGCCGTCCACAAACGGCCCTTTTTTCAGCGATCTCGGCATGAGCTACTCCTACTTCTGGCCGCGGCGTTTGATGATCAGCCGGGAAGAAGGCTTCTTCCTGTCACGGGTCTTGTAGCCCTTGGCGGGCATGCCCCACGGCGACACTGGGTGCCGGCCGCCGGAGCTGCGGCCTTCGCCGCCGCCCAAGGGGTGATCGATGGGGTTCATGGCCACGCCGCGCACCTTGGGGCGACGACCCAGCCAGCGGTTGCGGCCAGCCTTGCCCAGCGAGATGGTTTCGTGGTGCAGGTTGCCCACCTGACCCACCGTGGCCACGCACATGGCCAGCACCTTGCGCACTTCGCCGGAAGGCAGGCGCAGCAGGGCGTACTTGCCCTCCTTGGCCACCAGCTGGGCGTAAGCGCCGGCGGCGCGGCAGATCTGCCCGCCCTTGCCGGGATAGAGCTCCACATTGTGGAGCACCGTGCCCACGGGGATACGCTGCATGGGCAGAGCGTTGCCGGGCTTGATGTCGGCAGTTTCGCCGTTGCGGACGTTGACGCCGGCCATGACCGTATCGCCCTGCTTTAACCCCACGGGCGCGAGGATGTAGCGCTTTTCACCGTCTGCATAGTGCAGAAGGGCGATGCGCGCCGTGCGGTTGGGGTCATATTCAATATGGGCCACTGTGGCCGGAACGCCGGTTTTATCGCGCTTGAAGTCGATAATGCGGTACAACCGCTTGACCCCACCGCCGCGACGGCGGCTGGTAACGCGCCCCAGATTATTGCGACCGGCCTTTTTGGTCAGGCCCTCGGTGAGGGACTTTTCGGGCCGGGTCCGGGTGATTTCCTCAAAATCGGAAACCGTCTGGAAACGACGTCCCGCGGAGGTCGGTTTCAGCTTGCGGACAGCCATGATTACACTCCCTCAAAGAACTCGATTTTGTCGCCCTGGCGCAGCGTCACATACGCTTTCTTGAAGCCGGGCTTGCGGCCCACCACGCGGCCCTGCCGCTCCCGATTCCGGGGAGCGTGGCGCACCACGTTGACCGCTTCCACCTTTACGTCAAAGGCCTGCTCAACGGCCTTCTTGATTTCCATCTTGTTGGCCCCGGTGTGGACCAGAAAGGCCACCTGCCGCGCTTCGTCCTTGACCAGCGTGGTCTTTTCCGTCAGCAGGGGCTTGAGCAGAACAGAAGTGCTTTCCATGATTAGGCCCCCTTCCTGGCAAAACGCGCCTGCACGGATTCCACAGCGCCTTCCAGCAGCACCAGCTGCTTGTGCCGAAGGATCTCCAGCACGCTGAGGCTTTCTGCCGTAATCAGGGTGAGGCCCGGGATGTTGCGGACCGAGCGGCACAAGGCCTCGTCCGCGCCGGGCGCCACAATGAGGGCTTTGGAAAGGCCCAGGGCGTCGGCCACTTTGGCGAAATGCTTGGTCTTGGCTTCGGGCAGGGCGATCTCTTTGACCACCATCAGGCTGTCCTCGGCAAGACGGCTCGAAAGGGCCATCCTGAGCGCCAGGGCACGCACCTTGCTGTTGACCTTGAAGCTGTAGTCGCGCGGGCTGGGGCCAAAAATAATGGCGCCGCCCCGCCACACGGGCGAACGGTTGGAGCCCGCGCGAGCGCGGCCCGTGCCCTTCTGCTTCCAGGGCTTGACGCCGCCGCCGGAAACCAGGGCGCGGGTTTTGACCATGTGGGTGCCGGCGCGCTTGGCGGCCATCTGGGCACGCACCACAAGGTGGAGGATTTCCGGACGGACCTCCACTTCAAACACGTCGGAAGCCAGCGTCACTTCACCGCTTTCCTGTTTGTTTTGATCGTAAACTTTCACGGTAGCCATCGCTGCTTCCCCTACTGCTTGCGGATCAGCACCAGCCCGTTTTTGGGGCCGGGCACAGAGCCTTTGACCAGAATGACGTTGTCTTCGGGACGCACGTCAACGATGGTCAGGCCCAATTCCGTCACGGTTTCATTGCCCCAATGGCCGGCCATTTTCCGGCCCTTGAAGACGTGACCGGGAAAAGTGTTGTTACCGACGGAGCCGTTGTTGCGGTGCACCTTTTCGCAGCCGTGGGTGTCTTTAGAACCGGCGAAGTTCCAGCGGCGCATGCGCCCCTGATAGCCCTTGCCCACGCTGGTGCCCGTAACCTTGACCTTGTCGCCGGCGGCGAACATGCCCACGGTGAGCTCCTGCCCCAGCTCCTGATCCGGCGCGCCTTCCAGGCGGATTTCGCGCAGATGGCGGAAGAGCCCCTTGCCCGCCTTGGCCAGATGGCCGCGCAAGGGCTTGGAGACGTGCTTTTCCTTGGCGGCGGTCAGCGCGATCTGCACGGCGTTGTAGCCGTCCGTCGCCACAGACTTAACCTGGGTGACGGGGCACGGACCGGCCTCAATCACCGTGACAGGCACGGCGGCGCCGGCGCCGTCAAATATGCGGGTCATACCGAGTTTGCGACCCAAAATTCCCATTTTCTCAGCCATGACTGCCTCTCGCTAGAGCTTGATTTCCACGTCCACACCGGCGGGCAAAGAAAGCTTGCCCAGCGCGTCGACGGTCTGCTGCGTGGGTTCCAGAATGTCCATGAGCCGCTTGTGGATACGCATTTCAAACTGCTCACGCGACTTTTTGTCCACGTGCACGGAGCGCTGGATGGTGTACTTGTGAATGTTGGTGGGCAGGGGGATGGGTCCCGCCACACCGGCACCGGTATTGCGCGCCGTATCCACGATTTCCGCAACGGCCTTGTCCAGGATGCGGTAATCGTAGGCTTTGAGCTTGATCCGAATGCGATCGCTGCTAACTGTCGTCATTGTGCCTACTCCGTTTGCAAAAACATCCCACGCGGCCCCAGGGCGGCAACGCGGGCTCCTTCACAGCATACACGGGCCATGAAGCGTGGCTCAGAAGGCCGGCCTCACCCTCAAGGGACGATAACGGAGCAACGTAAGGGGCTGCGCTGTTGCGCGCATCACGCCTGAACGGATCAGGATATTCGGAAGATGTGGACGCCCGAGCGCGCCCTTTGTGCATCATCCGCGTGATGCTCCCCGGCGTCGCCCAGGCCAGGCCACCGCAGAAAAGCAGTGGCGCGGCGGTCCCGCAGGGTCACCAAATGGGGTTTTCCCCCAACCTTACAGCCCCGGGTCACACGCCGCCATAAGGCTGCGGTGGGGTCCGTCCTTGGGCTGGAACGGCTCGACATTGTTCGGCATTTGGCAACGCCTGCACATGTCAAAACCCGTAACGCGCGGTATTCCGCCGCCAAGGGTACAGCAGAACGGGCTCAACCCGTCCTTCCCTGCCGTCCAGGGAATGCCGCCACAGTCTGCAGCGGCACCGAATGGATTAGCCTACCTCTGCCGCGGCGTCAAGTTTTTTTCGCGATTTTGCCACAACCTTTTTCCGGCGGCCCTGGGCGCGGCCCTGTGGGTTGTGATCGTCTTCACGCTGCCGAGGATATTGACACCAACCCCTCAAAGCCGATAGCCTGATTAAATTCATACAGTTTCGCGCATCCCGTGCGCCGCAACCGCACCATCCCAAGGGGCTCTCATGGCTTTTGATCCATCACAACGCGCCCGCCAGACCGTTTATCAAGATACCGTCATCAATTACTTTACTAAGGAAAAGGGCCAAGCCCTGACCGTAAGTGACGACCAAGCCTTCTGCACCCAGCTGCGCCTGACCCTTTCCCGCGAACTGGGCGTTACCGAGGCGGGGGCCATCACCCAGTTCCCCAACCCCGCGCAGATGGTCCGCTGCCTGAACGAACTGCCCCCCGACCATTCCTCGCCCCTGCTTTTTCTGGAGCGCGTCCTCAACGGACAGGATCAGAGCCTACTGGTCAAAAAACTGCGCCAGACCTTTCCCAACATCAAAATCATCATCCTCACTACCGAGGTGCCGCGCGAACGCCTTTTACTGTTCCATGAGCTGGGCGCGGACAACGTCATTGCCAAACCCGTGTCGGCCAACACCCTTATCGAAAAAATGGCCTTCACCCTCAAACCGCAAAGCCGCATCGGGCAGGCCATTGACCTGGCCCGCAGCCTGCTGCAGCAAAAAAAATACGCCGCAGCCCAGGACGCCTGCGCCAAAATCCTGGCGCTCAAACCCGGCAGCGCCGCCGCCTACCTGCTCTTGGGCGATACCTACCGAGAAACGGGCGACTTTACCAAGGCCCGCACCGCCTACGAAACCGCCGCCAGCAGCGCCGAGCTCTACCTGGCCCCCCTGCAGCGTCTGGCCGAGCTCTACGAAGCTACGGGCGACAAAACCCGCCTCAAGGAATGCCTGGAACGCCTGGACGAGCTCTCCCCCCTCAACGTTGACCGCAAAGTCAGCCTGGGATCCGTTAACCTTGACCTTGGAAATACGGAAGAGGCTGAAGAATACTTCAGCAAAGCCATGGTACAGATGCAGCGCGACGCGTTAGAGGGGATCAGCGCTCTTTCCGGCCGCATTGCGGATATATACACAGAACGAGATCCAGAAAAGGCTGAGAAATATATTCGTACTAGTTTAGAAGTAAAAGAAAAATTTCTTTCGCGTGACGACATCGCCCTCTTCAACCGGCTGGGCCTCAGCCTGCGCCGCCAGGGCCGCTGGCAGGACGCCGTCACCGAATACCGCCGCGCCCTCAAGCTGGCCCCGGACGACGCCAACCTCTATTATAACCTCGCCATGGCCCTGGCCGAAGGCCGCGCTTTTCCGCAGGCCAAAGCCCACATGCTCAAGGCCCTGGAGTACAACCCCCAGCTTCCCCAAACCGGCGCCACCATAGCCTTTAACTGCGGCGCGGTCTTTTTGCAGAACGACGACCGCTCCCGCGCCGCCGCCTTTTTTCGGCAGGCCCTGGAACAGAACCCCGACCTGCGTTCCGCCCAGGAAGGGCTTGCCCGCGCCGCGGGGTAGCGGAAAGGCCGCCCCGCGCCCTCAGCGGCCCAGACGCAGCGCCTTTGCGATACAGGCGGCGGCGTAGTCCAGGTCCGCGTCCGTATGCCCGGCCATGACGGTAAGCCGCAGCCGGGCCGCGCCCCTGGCCACAGTGGGGTAACGAATGCAGGGGATGAAGACGCCCCTGCGCAGCAGTTCCTCGCCAGCGCGGCGGGCTTTCTCTTCATCGCCCACGATAATGGGAAAAATGGGCGTGGCGTCGGAGGCCGGCAGGCCCAAAACCGTAAGGTTGCGCGCAAGGCGGGCCGTGTTCTCCCGCAGGCGGCGCACCAGCTCCGGGTGCGCCATGATGTACGCCACGCCCGCGTGCGCGGCCGCCGCCGTGGCCGGAGAAAGGGCGGTGGTGAAGATAAAGGGCCGGGCCGTGTTGCGCACCAAGTCGCACATATCCCGCGAACCGCAGATGACGCCCCCTTCGCTGGGCACAGCCTTGCTCAGCGTGGTCATGACGATAGCCACATCCTGATGGCTGAGGCCGAAATGCTCCAGACTGCCGCGCCCCGTGGCCCCCAGCACGCCGGTGGCGTGCGCGTCGTCCACCATAAGCGGCAGGCCGTAGCGACGGCTGATGCGTGCCAGCTCCGGCAGGCGCGCCACATCGCCGTCCATGCTGAACACGGCATCGGTGACGATAAGCCCCTGGCGCGGACGTTCCCGCACAATCTTCGCCTCCAGGTCCGCGGGGTCGTTGTGGGCGTAAACTACTGTGCGCGCCCGCGCCAGGCGGCAGCCGTCAATGATGCTGGCGTGGTTGAGGGCGTCGCTGAAGATATGGCTTTCTGCGCCGCACAGAGCGCTGATGACGCCCACATTGGCCGTATAGCCGCTGTTGCACAACAGGGCGGCCTCGCTGCCCTTGAAGCGGGCCAGCAGGTTCTCCAGCCGCACATGGGGGCGCATGTTGCCCGAAACGAGGCGTGACCCTCCCGCGCCCACGCCGTAGGCATCCACGGCCCGAATGGCCGCGCGGAGAATTTCGGGACGGTTATTGAGGCCGAGATAACTGTTGGAGCAAAACAACAGCACGCGACGGCCGTCCATAACCACCTCGCGCCCCTGGGCCGATTCCATCAGATAGGGGGTCCTGTACAGGTGTGCGGCCTTGACGGCGGCCAGACGGGCGGCAAAATCCATGGGCGGCCTCAGCGCAGGTCCACCATGACCGGCTGACGCTCAAGATAGTCTATGCAGCGGGGCACATCCGCTTCCCCACCCCGAAAAAGGAACACGCGGCCGCCCAGT
The genomic region above belongs to Desulfovibrio legallii and contains:
- the rplD gene encoding 50S ribosomal protein L4, producing MATVKVYDQNKQESGEVTLASDVFEVEVRPEILHLVVRAQMAAKRAGTHMVKTRALVSGGGVKPWKQKGTGRARAGSNRSPVWRGGAIIFGPSPRDYSFKVNSKVRALALRMALSSRLAEDSLMVVKEIALPEAKTKHFAKVADALGLSKALIVAPGADEALCRSVRNIPGLTLITAESLSVLEILRHKQLVLLEGAVESVQARFARKGA
- the rplC gene encoding 50S ribosomal protein L3, which encodes MAEKMGILGRKLGMTRIFDGAGAAVPVTVIEAGPCPVTQVKSVATDGYNAVQIALTAAKEKHVSKPLRGHLAKAGKGLFRHLREIRLEGAPDQELGQELTVGMFAAGDKVKVTGTSVGKGYQGRMRRWNFAGSKDTHGCEKVHRNNGSVGNNTFPGHVFKGRKMAGHWGNETVTELGLTIVDVRPEDNVILVKGSVPGPKNGLVLIRKQ
- the rpsJ gene encoding 30S ribosomal protein S10, giving the protein MTTVSSDRIRIKLKAYDYRILDKAVAEIVDTARNTGAGVAGPIPLPTNIHKYTIQRSVHVDKKSREQFEMRIHKRLMDILEPTQQTVDALGKLSLPAGVDVEIKL
- a CDS encoding response regulator, which produces MAFDPSQRARQTVYQDTVINYFTKEKGQALTVSDDQAFCTQLRLTLSRELGVTEAGAITQFPNPAQMVRCLNELPPDHSSPLLFLERVLNGQDQSLLVKKLRQTFPNIKIIILTTEVPRERLLLFHELGADNVIAKPVSANTLIEKMAFTLKPQSRIGQAIDLARSLLQQKKYAAAQDACAKILALKPGSAAAYLLLGDTYRETGDFTKARTAYETAASSAELYLAPLQRLAELYEATGDKTRLKECLERLDELSPLNVDRKVSLGSVNLDLGNTEEAEEYFSKAMVQMQRDALEGISALSGRIADIYTERDPEKAEKYIRTSLEVKEKFLSRDDIALFNRLGLSLRRQGRWQDAVTEYRRALKLAPDDANLYYNLAMALAEGRAFPQAKAHMLKALEYNPQLPQTGATIAFNCGAVFLQNDDRSRAAAFFRQALEQNPDLRSAQEGLARAAG
- the bioF gene encoding 8-amino-7-oxononanoate synthase, whose translation is MDFAARLAAVKAAHLYRTPYLMESAQGREVVMDGRRVLLFCSNSYLGLNNRPEILRAAIRAVDAYGVGAGGSRLVSGNMRPHVRLENLLARFKGSEAALLCNSGYTANVGVISALCGAESHIFSDALNHASIIDGCRLARARTVVYAHNDPADLEAKIVRERPRQGLIVTDAVFSMDGDVARLPELARISRRYGLPLMVDDAHATGVLGATGRGSLEHFGLSHQDVAIVMTTLSKAVPSEGGVICGSRDMCDLVRNTARPFIFTTALSPATAAAAHAGVAYIMAHPELVRRLRENTARLARNLTVLGLPASDATPIFPIIVGDEEKARRAGEELLRRGVFIPCIRYPTVARGAARLRLTVMAGHTDADLDYAAACIAKALRLGR